The Pseudomonas sp. MM223 genome segment CAAAGCCTGGCCGATGCGCCGCCACAGTGACTGCCGACGGGCCGGTGCGGCAGGCTGCATGCCTTCGCTGAAACTGTTGAGAAAGGCCTGATAAGCCCTGGCGTGTTGTGGGTCGTTGGGGCTGGCAAGGACTTCGCACAGGGCTTCGTGGGCCAGGCTGTTAAGGCCGCTGAGCACCACCACGTGGCCGAGTTGGCCAAGGCGGTGCTGGTGGGTCAGGAACATCAGCAGTTCCTGGCCGGCATTGAGCCCGCAACCGGCCAGGCTCAGCCAGACCTCGCCGGTGAGCGCCGACAGGTGCGAGGCCACCGTGTGCTCGTCGGGCTGGCGCCGATGCCCAAGGCCGTGGAGCCGCCGACCAGCAGGTTGATACGTGAAGCGCCGCCGCGTTCGGCCGCCGAAAAGCGCTTGCCGGCGCAATGGCTGTAGCGCAGGCCAAGGGCATCGGTGTTGATGGTGCCGGAGCGGTAGCCGGTTTCATGCACGTGCACAGTGTGCGGCGCACGGCGGCTGCCCAGCAGCAGAAAGCGCTGGTAGTCCTGTTGCAACGGCGAAGGAGGCGGGCTCGTATCAGTCGCTGTCATGGGCTTTCCTTCTGTTGCAACGGGCACTTCGCATCACGTTCAGGCCGCCAGTTCGTTGAGGTTGTACAGCAGGCCGCCGGCGGCGATCAGCAGCAGGGCGACGCCCGAAGCCAGGCTGATGACGCGGTTGCTGCGCTGCGACGCGATTTTGCCGATGGCGAAGATGTACAGGCTGAGCACGGCAAAATCGATGACCACCCACAGCAGCGACAACACCACCATGCTTTTGCCGAACGATTCGGTGATCTGGATGAACTGCGGGAAGAAGGCGATGAAGAAAATGATGTCCTTAGGGTTGGAAATACCCACCATGAAGCCTTGCAGCAGCCCGCCACGCCCGCCCTTGGGCGCCTCGCTCACCGCTTCCGGGGCCGGCGCCTGCAGGGCGTCCCGCAGCGTGCCCACGGCGATGTAGCCGATAAACAGGCAGCCCAGCAGGCTCATGGTGCTGAGCCATGCCTTGTCGATGGCGGCGCTGGTGAGGATGACCCAGGCCGCAGCGCCGATCAGCACCAGTGAGGCCCAGTTGGTGCCAAGGGCGGTGAACATGGCCTTGCGCGAGCCGGAGGCAGCCGCGGTGTTGACGATCAGTGCCACCACCGGGCCGGGGGTGGCGATCAGCAGCAGGACGGTGAGGGCATAGGTGGCGGTGAGTGCGGTATTCACGGTCAGTTCTCGATCAGTAAGTCGGGTGTCGCCGGGTGTGCGGCATGTGCGTGGAACGGGCAGCGTGACGGGTTGAGCGAGCCTGCCTCCTGCAGTTGGTACTGCTTCCATTCGTAGTTGTCGGTATCACCGAAAAAGCCAAGGGTGTCGGGCATGACGCCGTCGTTGTAGTGGTGCACGCGCTCGCGAATGCGCTCGCGGATGCGTTTGCCACTCTCGGTGTTGGCGTTGGCCACTTCGTCGAAGTTCGCGCGTGGATTGATGACGAAGGTGATGTGATGACCCAGGTTGCGGCTTTTCATCTGTTGGTGGCCGGGGAAGTTCATGTTGATGAACAAGGGCATGCCGGCATAGCAGAACGACCAGCCGTTGTCGTCGGGGTCGGTCGGGATGCCCTGTGGCCATGGGTGCGGGTCGCGCGCATGCACGCCACGCAGCACCTTCCAGGCCAGTGCCTGCTGTTCGGCCAAGGTGTAATCGGCGGGGGTTTCGAGAAACACCACCAGTGGGCTGCCGATGCGCTGCTTGGGCGTGATCGGGGCGACGGTGCACACGTAGTCAGCCAGGCCCTGGGCGATGTCATCGGCCAGCTGTTCGGCGCGGGCGAAGAGTATGTGGCAGGTTTCGCCGTTTACTGCCTTGCGGCCGAACAGGCAAGGAAAGTCGGGGTTGGCGAGGATACTGCGAAAGTGTTCTATGGTTTTGAAGGTCCAGTGTTGCGTATGGCATCCATGTTCAACGGCCAGCTCTAGCGCATCCAGGCGATAGCAATTTCCATATCCCGTAAACATGATTTCCCCAGGCGTTAATTAAGTGAACGTTCTAGTCATATGCAGGCAGGATCGTGGTTATGTTTATTATTTACCTGCATTTTCCGAGACGCTCTCGACGTTGTAAAACGCGTGGAACTGTGACCTACTATTAGTCTTATTCATGCTCGGGACGTCGCCATGTCGGAACGGATTCAGGCCTTGCACGCCCTGCGTGCTTTCGAGGTGGCCTCTCGCTATGGCTCATTTACCCGTGCGGCGGAGGAACTGGCCCTGACCCAAGGGGCAGTCAGCCACCACATCAAGACCTTGGAAGCCCTGTTTGGCTGCGACCTGTTCGAGCGGCGCGGCCCGAAACTGAGCCTGACCGAGCACGGGCGCCTGTTGGCGCAAGAGCCTGAAAGTGGGTTTCAAGATCATCGAAAACGCCTGCGCATTGCTGCGCCAGGACCGCTACGGCCTGCGCCTGAAGGCGCCGTCCACGCTCACCGTGCGCTGGCTGTTGCGGGCGCTGGATGCGTTCAAGAAGGCCGAGGACAACTGCAGTGTGCAACTGTCCAGCGTGTGGATGGACATCGACAGCGTGGACTTCTACTCCGAGCCTTACGACTGCGCCATTCTGTTGGCCAGCGGGCGTTTCCCCGCCGATATCGAGAGTTTCAAGCTGTTCGATGAATGGCTGATCCCGGTGTGCCACCCGGATTACATGCCACAGGATCAACCCGCCCTGGCCGACCTGGCCCAATGCGAGTTCCTGCACCCGTCCCCCGACCGGCGTGATTGGCGGCGCTGGCTGGCGCGCATGGATGCACTGGAGATCAGCATCGACCAGGGGCAAGTGTTCGACACCCTCGACCAGGGTATTTCGGCTGCCCAGCAAGGCCTGGGCATTTCGGTGGTCGACCTGGTGCTGGCCAGTGCCGACCTGCAGGCCGGGCGCCTGGCCACGCCGTTCAAGCATGCCGTGGCCACCGGCGACGGTTACTACATGACCTGGCTCAAGGCCAGCCCGAAAGCGCGGCAGATGCACAAGCTGCGCGACTTCCTGCTTGGGCAGGTGCCACCGCTGGCCTACAAGGACATCAACTACCTGTACGGTTGAACACCCGTTCGAGCATGAAATCGATGAACACCCGCAGCTTCGGCGGCATCTGCCGCCCGGACGGCCACAGCAGGTAGAAACTGCCACGCCGTTCCATGAAGTTGTCAAGCACGCTGACCAGTGAGCCGTTGCCCAGCTCGCGACGCACGTTGAAGTCCGGCAGGCAGGTGATGCCGCGGTTGTTCACGGCAAAGCAGACGCGCGTCTCGACGTGGTTGCATACCATCGAGATGGGGATGTCGTAGGCGTGTTCGGGGTGCTCCTGGCGCAGCGGCCAGGTTTCCAGCTTGCCATTGCTGGGGAAGCGATAATGCAGGCAGGTATGCGCTGCCAGGTCGCGCGGGTGCAGGGGCGTGCCGCGTTCGCGCAGGTAGTCGGGCGACGCCACCAGACGGTGCTGGAAGTGCCCCAGGAACTTGGCGTTGAGCCGTGAATCCACCGGTTGCCCGCCGCGCATCACCACATCGAAACCTTCGCCGACGATATCCACCATGCGGTCGGAAAAGTCCAGGTCCAGCTCCACTTGCGGGTACAACGCCATGAACTCGGCCAGCGCCGGCATCACCAGCCCGGTCACCTGCGGCATGCTGACGCGCAAGCGGCCGCGCGGGGTTTCGCTGGCCTGAGACAGTTCCTGCTCGGTGGCCTCGATTTCGGCCAGGATGCGCCGGCTGCGCTCAAGGAACAGCGTGCCCTCGGCGGTGAGGGTGATGCTGCGCGTGCTGCGGTGGAACAGGCGCACACCCAGACGGCTTTCCAGGCGCGCTACCCGTTTGCCAACGGCCGAGGCAGTGATGCCCAGCGACTGGCCGGCAGCGACGAAGCTGCGGGTTTCGGCCACCCGATTGAAGACCACGAAGCCGCTGAGGCTGTCCATGCTGCATTCCTTATTGCGGACACGGATGTCCTGGGTGAGCGGCATTGTAACCGTCTTTTTCCGCAGTGGCCTTGCCTTGCAGACTGTCCGCCTTGTTTTCCTACTCAAGGCATTTGCAATGTCCCAGACATCCTCCCCACCGTTGCTGGACGCCAGTACTGAACGCCTGCCCCTCAGCGGGCTGCTGGCACTGGCCATGACCGGTTTTATCGCCATCCTCAGCGAAACCCTGCCCGCGGGCTTGCTCGACCAGATCGCCGATGGCATGCACATCAGCCAGGCCATGGCCGGGCAATGGGTCACGGCCTATGCCCTGGGCTCGCTACTGACGGCAATCCCGCTGGTGACCCTGACCCAGGGCTGGTATCGCCGCCGGGCCCTGTTGCTGGCGATCATCGGTTTTGTGCTGTTCAACGGTCTGACGGCCTTGTCGACCTCCAACAGCCTGACCTTGATGCTGCGCTTTTTCACCGGGGCTGCAGCCGGACTGGCCTGGGGCCTGATCGCTGGCCATGCCCGGCGCATGGTGCCGGTGGCTCAGCAGGGCCGGGCCATGGCGTTGGCCATGCTCGGCCAGCCAATTGCCTTGTCGCTTGGGCTGCCCATTGCCACCTGGCTGGGCGCCGGGCTGGGCTGGCGTGCAACGTTTGTGGTGGTCACCCTGGTGGCGTTGCTGCTGGTGGTGTGGGTGCTGCGCTCAGTGCCGGAGTACCCGGGGCAGGCCGCCGGCAAGCGCCCAGCGGCCATGCAGGTGTTGCGCACGCCGGGGGTGTTGAGCGTGCTGCTGGTGATCCTGAGCTGGATTCTTGGCCACAACATCCTCTACACCTACATTGTGCCGCTGCTGGCAGCGGCCGGTATGGCTGCGGACATTGGCCCGGTGTTGATGGTGTTTGGCCTTTCGGCCCTGGTCGGGATCGGCCTGGTGGGGCTGCTGGTCGACCGCCATTTGCGCATGCTGGTGCTATTGAGCCTGGCTGGCTTTGCCCTGGCTACGCTGGCATTGGGGCAGGCCTCGTCGTGGCTGATGTACCTGAGCATTGCCTTGTGGGGCGTGACCTACGGTGGCGCACCGACCTTGCTGCAGACTGCTTGCGCCGATGCGGCGGGCCAAGGAGGGGATGTGGCGCAGTCGATGCTGGTAACGGTGTGGAACAGCGCCATTGCCTTGGGTGGGATCATTGGCGGGTTGTTGTTGAGCGGAGCGGGGGTGGAAGGCTTTGGCGGGGTGGTGCTGGTGTTGATCGCAGTGGCTTGGCTGCTGGCCTTGGTAGCACGTAGAAGTGGCTTCGTGGCGGGGGCGCGCTAGCGTAGAATTGCATTTTTCAGCAGAGGTCGACGCAGTGGAGTTGCAGCAGGGCTTTGTCCTGACCCGGCATTGGCATGACACGCCCGAAGGCACCTGCGTGGAGTTCTGGCTGGCAACCGATCAGGGGCCACGGCAGTTACGCCTGGCGCCACAGGTATCGGTGGCGTTCATCCCGCAGGTGCATGAGGCGCATGCGCGGGTGCTGCTGGCCAATGAGCCTGGCGTCGAACTGCGGCCCCTGCACCTGAAGGATTTCGACCAGCGCCCGGTGCTGGGGCTGTACTGCCGGCAGCACCGGCAACTGATGCAACTGGAGCAACGCCTGCGCACGGCGGGTGTCGAGGTGTTCGAAGCGGATATCCGCCCACCTGAACGCTACCTGATGGAGCGTTTCATCACTGCCCCGGTACAGTTCACCGGCCAACCCGATGCCCAGGGCGTCTTCTGCGATGCCCAGCTCAAACCCTTGCCAGGCTATCGCCCGCCGCTGCGCCTGGTGTCGCTGGACATCGAAACCAGCGAGCGCGGCGAGCTGTACAGCATCGCCCTTGAAGGCTGCGGCCAGCGCCAGGTGTTTATGCTCGGCCCTGCCAACGGCACGGCGGCCGACCTTGATTTCGACCTGCACTACTGCGTCGACCGCGCCGCGCTGCTGGCCAGCCTCAACCAGTGGATGGCCGAACATGACCCTGATGCAATCATCGGCTGGAACCTGGTGCAGTTCGACCTGCGCCTGTTGCATGAGCATGCCAAATCGCTGCAGGTGCCACTGGCGTTGGGGCGTAACGGTGCGCTGATGACATTGCGTAGCCACGCCGGTGGCGGCCACGTGTTCGCCGATGCCCCGGGGCGGTTGTTGATCGACGGCATCGAGGCGCTGCGTTCGGCAACCTGGAGCTTCCCGTCGTTCAGCCTGGAGAGCGTTGCCCAGACGTTACTCGGCGAAGGCAAGGCCATCGACACGCCTTACCAGCGCATGGACGAAATCAACCGGCGTTTTGCCGAGGACAAACCGGCCTTGGCACGTTACAACCTCAAGGACTGCGAGCTGGTCACGCGCATCTTTGCGCACACCCGCTTGCTCGAATTCCTGCTGGAGCGGGCGTCGGTCACTGGCCTGGCGGTAGACCGTAGCGGTGGCTCGGTCGCTGCGTTCTGCCACCTGTACATGCCACAGATGCACCGTATGGGCTTTGTTGCCCCCAACCTTGGCAGCCGCCCCGACGAATCCAGCCCCGGTGGTTTTGTCATGGATTCGCGCCCTGGCCTGTACGACTCGGTGCTGGTGCTGGACTACAAGAGCCTGTACCCGTCGATCATTCGCACGTTCCTGATCGACCCGGTGGGGTTGGTGGAAGGCCTGCGCCAGCCCGAGGACGCGCACTCGGTGGAAGGTTTTCGGGGTGGGCGTTTTTCGCGCAGCCAACATTGCCTGCCGGCCATCGTCGAGCGGGTGTGGCAGGGCCGGGAAGCGGCCAAGCGCGAAGGCAATGCGCCGCTGTCGCAGGCGCTGAAGATCATCATGAATGCCTTTTACGGGGTGCTGGGCTCAAGCGGCTGCCGTTTCTTCGACCCGCGCCTGGCCTCGTCGATCACCATGCGTGGCCACCAGATCATGCGCCAGACCCGTGCACTGATCGAGGCACGGGGTTATGACGTGATCTATGGCGACACCGATTCCACGTTCGTCTGGCTGAAAGGCGCCCATGACGAAGAGGCTGCGGCGCGTATCGGCCGTACGCTGGTAGCTGAGGTAAACGCCTGGTGGCAAGCGCACCTGCGCGACACCATGGGGCTGCAAAGCGCACTCGAACTCCAGTACGAGGTGCATTACCGGCGCTTCCTGATGCCAACCATCCGTGGCACTGAAGAGGGCAGCAAGAAACGTTATGCCGGCCTTGTGCAGCGCGCCGATGGTACTGAAGAAATGGTCTACAAGGGCCTGGAGTCGGTGCGCACCGACTGGTCGCCACTGGCCCGCCTGTTCCAGCAGGAACTTTACGGCCGGGTGTTCCGCGGTGAGCCCTATCGCGATTATCTGCGCGACTATGTAAGGCGCACCCTGGCCGGTGAGCAGGATGAATTGCTGGTGTACCGCAAGCGCCTGCGCCGGCCGCTTGCGGACTATCAGCGCAACGTACCGCCCCATGTGCGTGCTGCACGCCTGGCTGATGAATTCAACCAGCGTCTGGGCCGGCCGCTGCAGTACCAGCGAGGTGGCTGGATCAGCTATGTGATCACCACGGCCGGCCCCCAGCCGCTGGAAAACCTGCAGGCACAGATCGACTATGAGCATTACCTGAGCCGCCAACTGCAACCGGTGGCGGATGCAATCCTGCCGTTCGTCAACGATGACTTCGGCCGGCTGACCGATAGCCAGATGTTGCTGTTTTGAACAGGTGCTAAATAGCTAGCACTGGCGTTGCCTTGCATTTATTAGCCTCGTGCCCTTTCGCACGTTGGGGTTGCCATGCAAGACACGACACAACAGCCATCCAAGGGTGTCGACACGCTCGCGGTTGCGCAAAAGTATCAGGACCAACTGATAGCAAAGCGTCTGCCTGGTTGGTTTGCGCGGCTGAGCAGTTACGAATTTGCGGTCATGCGCGATGCGCTGCGCAAACAGTGGGTGAGTGATCGACAGCTCACGGCAGCGTTCGACTGGATCCAGAACATTGATGATTTTGCCAGGCCGTTGTTGCAGGAAGCGCTGGCCCGCCATGGCCATCACGATGTGGATGCACTGTACTTGCGTCGATGGTATGTCTTTGACGCGTATGAAGGCAGCTACTTCACAGGGCGTGTTCCGCTGCCAGACAGCGACTATTACGATGTGCCTTTGCTTGAGGCTGCGCTTGGCAACTTCACCGATGAAGAGCAGCGCGTGCAGCCACGGCGTAATGCGGTGGTCGATAGCGTGGGCAAGAAACAGGCGGGCTTGTCTGCGTTGGGCGTTGCCAGGTTTTGCCGTGAGCTGGACCTTGGCAAGCAGTATCAGGACCACCTGGACCTTACCCTGCTCGCAGATACCGGTGAGCACAGTGTCACGGCGTCGATGGCGCAACTGCTGAGTAACAGCATGCTGGCCGATGCCGTGCTGGCCAAGGTGCAGGGCGTACTGACGGGGGCTGAGTTGCAGCTGGTGATTGGGCTTTGCCGCGACAACCAACTCGGCGATTTGCAGGGCGCCCCCGTCAGGGTCAGGCAACTGGAGATGTTCGGTTGCGTGCTGCACCGGGTCGTCGTGCTGGACGTTATTGATACCGGTGTGATCTACAACGCCACCCGGCGGGTGCTGGTGTATGTCCCAGGCGACCCGGACGGCGCCTGGAGTGCTTGTGACAACCTGGAGGAATACGCGCGCCATGTGCTTGGCATGCGGCTGCGCAAGGGCGTGTACAAACGCTTTTTCAGCCGTTTCGTGCGCCGGCGTGACAGCCACAGCTTTTTCACGGCTGTAAGCGAGCGCCTCGATGATGTAGCGGCATGGGCGACCCGCGACCTTGATGAAAAGACGCTGGCCAGCCCGGTGTCATTGTTCCACTACCAGGCGGCCAAGTGGGTCGAGCAGATCAAGGACGATGCCGCCATGATCGCACCCCCCGTGGCGCAGCTGGACCGCCAGGTGCAGGCCGAGCACGACAAGCGCCTGCGTGCTGAGGGCTGGACGCTGCTTGCCTTGGCCGGGCTGTTTGTACCGGCGGTTGGGGCCTTGCTGACTGCCGTGCTTGTCTACGACCTGCTCCAAGAGGCCTACCAGGCAATCGCCGATTGGCACGATGATGAGCGTGATGCTGCCTTTGAGCATGTGTTGCATGTTGGCAAGCAGTTAGGGGTGGCTGCTGCTGCCGGTGCCACGGTGGCATTGGCTCATCGTGCCTGGAGCAATGTGGATGACCTGATTTCGGCGCGGCTGGAAAACGGCGAAGAAAAGCTGTGGAACGGTGACCTGGAGCCTTATCGCAGCGAGGGCCCGCCGAATGCAGCAGCCATGGACGACGAAGGTATCGTCCGTCACGGCGGCAACAGCTGGGTCAACATGCAGGGGCATTGGTACCGGATTACCCGAAGTAATGCCGACGAGCCATGGCGGTTGTTGCCTTATCAGGGCCATAGCCCGGAGTTGCGCCACAACGGGGCAGGGGCTTGGCGCTTGTGGTTCGAGCAGCCGGCCGAATGGGACGACCGGCCTATGCTGTTTCGCCGGCTTGGCAGGCCTTACAGTGAACTCGCAGAGCACTTGATCGACCAAGTGATGGCAATTCACGGATTGACCGATGACCACCTGCGGGCGTTGCACGTGTATGCCCGGCCTGCAGAAGCGGGCCTGGCCGACACGGTAAGCCGCGTGGTGTTGGCGGACCGCATCCGTTTGCTTACCCACCAGCTGGCCGGCCGTGCGCAGGTATCCGACACTGCGCTGTTGGCACATGCCAGGCAGTTGGAGGGTGCGGTGGGGATGGATGGCCAGGCACTGGCTGAGGTGGTGTGGGGCCAGCGACGCAGGTTGTTGCAGCACGCTTACGAGGTGCAGTTTCCTGACAGTGAGGGCAGTGCACTGTTGCGCAGGCATTTCACCAGCCTGCACAGGCTGGCGGCAGACCAACTGCTGCGCATGGCCAGTGAAGAGGACCGCGAGGCATTGTTGCAGACGCAACGGGTACCGTTGTTCATGGCTCAGTCGGCGCGGTCACAGGTTATGGGCATTCGCGTGGCGCGGGTGAGTGAGGCACTGTTGTTCGATACGCCGCAAAATCTTGACCTTGCGCGGGTGGTCCTTCACTTGTTGGCGCGTTTGCCAGGTGCTTCGGCCTTACCTGGCTGGAGGCTGTTCGATGGCGACGCCGGTGAGCCATTGCTCACCACAACCGGGGTCGGTGCACCCGTCGAGCTGGTTCATCGTGATGGCCTGTTCAGCCTGCGCGCAGCAGAGGGGGCGGTGCAGCCAGGTACCGGCGAGTTGTTTGACACCATAACCCAGGGTTTCTCGGCCGACAGCAGGGCTGCACTTGGCTTAGAGGAGCCTTTCGCACCTGCATTGCGTGCACATCTGGCCGAAGATGCCACCCGCCAGCGTGGCAGCATGCAGGCCTGGCTTGGCCTTGACGGGCCAAGCAATTCGTTTTTGGCGCCGCTGAGGCTCGACGACGGCAGGGTTGGCTACCCCCTGAGCGGTGGCAGGTTCTGGGCCACATTGGGGGGGCGTGGCCCGAGGGCGTTGCAGGCGAGGTTGCGGGACCTGTATCCGGCATTCAGCACCCAGCAGATCGGGCGTTGGCTTGAGGGGGATAACGCGCAGGCAAACCTGGAGATGCTGGAGCAGCAATACACTACACTCAATAGCCACCTGAACCAGTGGGTGCGCGGTGGGCTTTCCACGTTTGAATTGTTTGCGCGCCGGGCGTTTCGCAGGGGCCTGATCGACTGTTGGCGCTGGCTGGTGCCGGAGATGGAAGACGGCATGTTACCCGCGCGGCGCTATATTCTAAGCCAGACCCGCAGCCGCTTGCAGAACCTGCCAAGCATCCCCGCGGCGGTGAGTTTTCCTCATATTTCCATGCTGGCGATACGTGCCATGCGCATGGAGACGGTGCCTGAGAACTTCCTGGCTGCGTTTCCCAATCTGCGTAGCCTGGAAATGACCAACTGCCGGCTCAGGCGCCTGCCACTGTCCAGCGCACTTGCCGGGCAACTGGAGGTGCTCGACTTGTCGGGTAACCAGATTGCACTGGATGAAGAACAAGCGTTGGGCTTGGCCAGTTGTCAGTCGCTGGTGTACCTCAATCTTTCCTCCAACCCGCTGGGAACCAGCTTCTCGGTGTCTGGCATGCCCCGCCTCAATGCCCTTCACCTGAACAACGCTCAACTCGCCAGCTGCCCGTACGGCATCCTGGACTGCCAAGACCTGCACACGCTCGATCTCAGGGATAACGGTATCAGCGAACTACCTGCTGATTTCTATGGCTCTGACCTGTGGCGCGACGGCCGGGTCAACCTGCATGGCAATTTATTGGCAGCGCCGTCCGACGCATTAGGAACCTGGCACTTGCTGGAGCAAAGCCAGGTACCGTACCACTTGCGCTGGCTGGACGTGGTGCCTGCCAGCAGGCGTGACGACATGGCGGCACTGTGGACTCAACTGGAAGCGGAACAGGGCGCAGGTGATTTTTTTTCCACCATGGCCCAGCTGACAACATCGGGCAATTTCAAGTCGCCCT includes the following:
- the gcvA_6 gene encoding Glycine cleavage system transcriptional activator (*Name gcvA_6) — its product is MGFKIIENACALLRQDRYGLRLKAPSTLTVRWLLRALDAFKKAEDNCSVQLSSVWMDIDSVDFYSEPYDCAILLASGRFPADIESFKLFDEWLIPVCHPDYMPQDQPALADLAQCEFLHPSPDRRDWRRWLARMDALEISIDQGQVFDTLDQGISAAQQGLGISVVDLVLASADLQAGRLATPFKHAVATGDGYYMTWLKASPKARQMHKLRDFLLGQVPPLAYKDINYLYG
- the dmlR_6 gene encoding HTH-type transcriptional regulator DmlR (*Name dmlR_6), encoding MDSLSGFVVFNRVAETRSFVAAGQSLGITASAVGKRVARLESRLGVRLFHRSTRSITLTAEGTLFLERSRRILAEIEATEQELSQASETPRGRLRVSMPQVTGLVMPALAEFMALYPQVELDLDFSDRMVDIVGEGFDVVMRGGQPVDSRLNAKFLGHFQHRLVASPDYLRERGTPLHPRDLAAHTCLHYRFPSNGKLETWPLRQEHPEHAYDIPISMVCNHVETRVCFAVNNRGITCLPDFNVRRELGNGSLVSVLDNFMERRGSFYLLWPSGRQMPPKLRVFIDFMLERVFNRTGS
- the nepI_1 gene encoding Purine ribonucleoside efflux pump NepI (*Name nepI_1); the protein is MSWVSGIVTVFFRSGLALQTVRLVFLLKAFAMSQTSSPPLLDASTERLPLSGLLALAMTGFIAILSETLPAGLLDQIADGMHISQAMAGQWVTAYALGSLLTAIPLVTLTQGWYRRRALLLAIIGFVLFNGLTALSTSNSLTLMLRFFTGAAAGLAWGLIAGHARRMVPVAQQGRAMALAMLGQPIALSLGLPIATWLGAGLGWRATFVVVTLVALLLVVWVLRSVPEYPGQAAGKRPAAMQVLRTPGVLSVLLVILSWILGHNILYTYIVPLLAAAGMAADIGPVLMVFGLSALVGIGLVGLLVDRHLRMLVLLSLAGFALATLALGQASSWLMYLSIALWGVTYGGAPTLLQTACADAAGQGGDVAQSMLVTVWNSAIALGGIIGGLLLSGAGVEGFGGVVLVLIAVAWLLALVARRSGFVAGAR
- the polB gene encoding DNA polymerase II (*Name polB) produces the protein MELQQGFVLTRHWHDTPEGTCVEFWLATDQGPRQLRLAPQVSVAFIPQVHEAHARVLLANEPGVELRPLHLKDFDQRPVLGLYCRQHRQLMQLEQRLRTAGVEVFEADIRPPERYLMERFITAPVQFTGQPDAQGVFCDAQLKPLPGYRPPLRLVSLDIETSERGELYSIALEGCGQRQVFMLGPANGTAADLDFDLHYCVDRAALLASLNQWMAEHDPDAIIGWNLVQFDLRLLHEHAKSLQVPLALGRNGALMTLRSHAGGGHVFADAPGRLLIDGIEALRSATWSFPSFSLESVAQTLLGEGKAIDTPYQRMDEINRRFAEDKPALARYNLKDCELVTRIFAHTRLLEFLLERASVTGLAVDRSGGSVAAFCHLYMPQMHRMGFVAPNLGSRPDESSPGGFVMDSRPGLYDSVLVLDYKSLYPSIIRTFLIDPVGLVEGLRQPEDAHSVEGFRGGRFSRSQHCLPAIVERVWQGREAAKREGNAPLSQALKIIMNAFYGVLGSSGCRFFDPRLASSITMRGHQIMRQTRALIEARGYDVIYGDTDSTFVWLKGAHDEEAAARIGRTLVAEVNAWWQAHLRDTMGLQSALELQYEVHYRRFLMPTIRGTEEGSKKRYAGLVQRADGTEEMVYKGLESVRTDWSPLARLFQQELYGRVFRGEPYRDYLRDYVRRTLAGEQDELLVYRKRLRRPLADYQRNVPPHVRAARLADEFNQRLGRPLQYQRGGWISYVITTAGPQPLENLQAQIDYEHYLSRQLQPVADAILPFVNDDFGRLTDSQMLLF